One genomic segment of Hevea brasiliensis isolate MT/VB/25A 57/8 chromosome 3, ASM3005281v1, whole genome shotgun sequence includes these proteins:
- the LOC110662559 gene encoding T-complex protein 1 subunit delta, translating to MAAPAISRPRSSKTDSYVDNKRKEDIRHANIVAARAVADAVRTSLGPKGMDKMISAANGEVIITNDGATILNKMEVLQPAAKMLVELSKAQDAAAGDGTTTVVVIAGALLKQCLSLLSSGIHPTVISDSLHKASIKAIDVLTAMAVPVELSDGESLIKSASTSLNSKVVSQYSTLLAPLAVDAVLSVVDPAKPDLVDLRDVRIVKKLGGTVDDTEMVKGLVFDKKVSHAAGGPTRVENAKIAVIQFQISPPKTDIEQSIVVSDYTQMDRILKEERNYILGMIKKIKASGCNVLLIQKSILRDAVTDLSLHYLAKAKILVLKDVERDEIEFITKTLNCLPIANIEHFRDEKLGYANLVEEVPLGDGKIVKITGIKNMGRTSTVLVRGSNQLVIDEAERSLHDALCVVRCLVNKRFLIAGGGAPEIELSRQLGAWAKVLHGMEGYCVKSFAEALEVIPYTLAENAGLNPIAIVTELRNRHAQGEINAGINVRKGQITNILEENVVQPLLVSTSAITLATECVRMILKIDDIVTVR from the coding sequence atggCGGCACCGGCAATCTCCCGGCCCAGATCCTCCAAAACCGATTCTTATGTCGACAATAAGCGCAAAGAGGACATCCGCCATGCCAACATCGTCGCCGCTCGAGCCGTGGCGGACGCAGTCCGGACCAGTCTGGGACCCAAAGGTATGGACAAAATGATTTCCGCCGCCAATGGTGAAGTAATCATCACCAACGATGGCGCTACAATTCTCAACAAAATGGAGGTCCTTCAGCCCGCCGCCAAAATGCTTGTCGAGCTCTCAAAGGCTCAGGACGCCGCTGCTGGTGATGGCACCACCACCGTCGTCGTCATTGCTGGCGCGCTTTTGAAGCAGTGTCTCTCGCTTCTTTCCAGTGGAATCCACCCCACGGTAATCTCCGATTCTCTTCATAAAGCATCTATTAAAGCTATCGATGTATTGACTGCCATGGCTGTCCCTGTGGAGTTATCGGACGGGGAATCCCTAATTAAATCTGCAAGCACTTCTTTGAATAGTAAAGTCGTGAGTCAGTATTCTACGCTTCTAGCTCCATTAGCGGTAGATGCAGTTCTCTCTGTAGTGGACCCTGCCAAGCCCGATTTGGTGGACTTGAGGGATGTTAGGATAGTGAAGAAGCTAGGCGGGACTGTGGATGATACGGAGATGGTTAAAGGCTTAGTTTTTGATAAGAAAGTGAGCCATGCAGCTGGTGGACCAACACGAGTTGAGAACGCGAAGATTGCAGTGATTCAATTCCAAATTTCTCCTCCAAAGACTGATATAGAGCAGAGCATTGTGGTTTCTGATTATACCCAGATGGATAGGATTTTGAAAGAAGAGAGAAATTACATTTTGGGTATGATTAAGAAGATTAAGGCGTCTGGCTGCAACGTATTGCTGATTCAAAAGAGTATTTTGAGAGATGCTGTCACGGATTTGTCACTGCATTATCTGGCCAAAGCCAAGATTTTGGTGCTTAAGGATGTGGAGAGAGATGAGATTGAATTCATAACCAAGACCTTGAATTGCTTGCCTATTGCAAATATTGAACATTTCAGAGACGAGAAGTTGGGGTATGCAAACCTTGTTGAGGAGGTTCCTCTTGGAGATGGCAAGATTGTAAAGATCACTGGGATTAAAAATATGGGAAGGACTAGTACGGTGCTTGTTCGGGGCTCTAATCAATTAGTTATTGACGAGGCAGAGAGGAGCTTGCATGATGCATTGTGTGTGGTTAGATGTTTGGTAAATAAGCGGTTTTTGATTGCAGGCGGTGGGGCTCCAGAGATTGAGTTATCCAGGCAGCTTGGGGCTTGGGCAAAGGTGCTGCATGGGATGGAAGGTTATTGTGTGAAATCTTTTGCAGAAGCGCTGGAGGTCATACCATATACCTTGGCAGAGAATGCTGGGTTGAATCCCATTGCAATTGTGACTGAGCTGAGAAATAGGCATGCTCAGGGGGAGATCAATGCTGGCATCAACGTCAGGAAGGGCCAGATTACAAATATCTTGGAGGAGAATGTGGTGCAGCCACTGCTTGTGAGCACAAGTGCAATCACACTGGCAACAGAGTGTGTACGGATGATTTTGAAGATTGATGACATTGTTACCGTTAGGTAG
- the LOC110662560 gene encoding auxin-responsive protein IAA16: MTSLRSTEHDKYATINFEETELRLGLPGGNAVEGEVAKGNGKRGFSETLVDLKLNLSTKESAGNDIGEEKMKEKADVLPSSADPTKPPAKAQVVGWPPIRSFRKNVMSVQKNSNEDGEKAAAGGSSSGGGVAFVKVSMDGAPYLRKVDLKLYKSYQELSDALGKMFRSFTIGNCGSQGVKDFMNESKLIDLLNGSEYVPTYEDKDGDWMLVGDVPWEMFVDSCKRLRIMKGSEAIGLAPRAVEKCKNRS; this comes from the exons ATGACTAGTTTAAGGAGCACAGAGCATGACAAATATGCTACGATTAACTTTGAAGAGACTGAATTGCGTCTAGGGTTACCTGGAGGCAATGCAGTTGAAGGTGAGGTTGCTAAGGGTAATGGGAAGAGAGGATTCTCAGAGACTCTAGTGGATTTGAAGCTTAATCTTTCCACCAAAGAGTCAGCAGGGAATGATATTGGGGAGGAGAAGATGAAGGAGAAAGCTGATGTTCTTCCTTCCTCTGCTGATCCGACAAAGCCTCCAGCCAA GGCACAAGTCGTGGGTTGGCCACCAATTCGATCATTCCGAAAGAATGTCATGTCTGTACAGAAAAACAGCAATGAAGATGGAGAAAAGGCGGCTGCCGGGGGTAGCAGCAGTGGCGGTGGTGTAGCATTTGTGAAGGTGAGCATGGATGGAGCGCCATACTTACGAAAAGTGGACTTGAAATTGTACAAGAGCTACCAAGAACTCTCTGATGCCTTAGGCAAAATGTTCAGATCCTTTACCATtg GCAACTGTGGATCGCAAGGAGTGAAAGATTTCATGAACGAGAGCAAATTGATAGACCTATTGAATGGTTCTGAGTACGTCCCAACTTATGAAGACAAAGATGGAGACTGGATGCTTGTAGGAGATGTGCCATGGGA AATGTTCGTGGATTCATGTAAACGATTAAGGATAATGAAGGGGTCAGAGGCAATCGGACTTG CTCCTAGAGCTGTGGAGAAGTGCAAGAACAGGAGCTGA
- the LOC110662561 gene encoding auxin-induced protein 22D — translation MAFQRDGDLNLEATELRLGPPGTTEEPEKQTHPTTTAKCNKRSLPDMNEESAGSRTNNSNVSNEKKHDRTSPPTKAQVVGWPPIRSYRKNCLQAKKMEAEAAGSGIYVKVSMDGAPYLRKIDLKVYKDYPELLKALEDMFKFKVGEYSEREGYNGSEFAPTYEDKDGDWMLVGDVPWDMFMNSCKRLRIMKGSEARGLSCAV, via the exons ATGGCATTTCAGAGAGATGGTGATCTTAACCTTGAGGCTACAGAGCTCAGGTTAGGCCCTCCGGGCACCACCGAAGAGCCGGAAAAGCAAACCCATCCTACCACTACTGCTAAGTGCAACAAAAGATCTTTGCCTGACATGAACGAGGAATCAGCAGGCTCAAGGACGAACAACTCTAATGTCTCCAATGAGAAAAAGCACGACCGAACTTCTCCTCCCACCAA GGCACAAGTGGTAGGGTGGCCACCAATCAGATCTTACCGGAAAAACTGTCTTCAAGCAAAAAAAATGGAGGCTGAGGCTGCCGGAAGTGGAATTTACGTTAAAGTTAGCATGGATGGTGCTCCTTATCTTAGAAAGATCGACTTGAAGGTCTATAAGGATTATCCTGAGCTCCTTAAGGCCTTAGAAGACATGTTCAAGTTCAAAGTCGGTGAGTATTCTGAGAGGGAAGGGTATAATGGGTCAGAATTTGCACCTACATACGAAGACAAAGATGGTGATTGGATGTTGGTTGGAGATGTTCCATGGGA TATGTTCATGAATTCCTGCAAGAGGCTGAGAATTATGAAAGGTTCAGAAGCTAGAGGCTTGAGTTGTGCTGTGTAA